A genomic region of Maniola hyperantus chromosome 5, iAphHyp1.2, whole genome shotgun sequence contains the following coding sequences:
- the LOC117982599 gene encoding uncharacterized protein isoform X1: MESSSESMGGPSEKTSDPQSAKMLVFLQNGEQRLITFTLPKESCTLQEVLEQCHVPFTADTHIQCLQNNNSEIDYFVSVGSTTRIEEMLENHPMLLGDISSRSSPNVLSQPQSSEMSTPK, encoded by the exons ATGG AAAGCAGTAGTGAATCGATGGGTGGACCGTCGGAGAAAACATCGGATCCGCAATCGGCAAAAATGTTGGTTTTCTTACAAAATGGAGAGCAGAGACTTATTACTTTCACATTGCCCAAAGAAAGTTGCACACTTCAGGAAGTTCTTGAACAG tgtCATGTTCCTTTTACGGCAGATACTCATATACAATGTTTGCAAAACAATAATAGTGAAATAGATTACTTTGTATCAGTAGGTTCAACTACAAGAATAGAAGAGATGCTAGAAAATCACCCA ATGTTACTTGGGGATATAAGTAGTAGAAGCTCCCCTAATGTATTATCACAACCTCAGAGTAGTGAAATGTCTACTCCTAAGTAG
- the LOC117982599 gene encoding uncharacterized protein isoform X3 has product MESSSESMGGPSEKTSDPQSAKMLVFLQNGEQRLITFTLPKESCTLQEVLEQCHVPFTADTHIQCLQNNNSEIDYFVSVGSTTRIEEMLENHPEMENDVMNTE; this is encoded by the exons ATGG AAAGCAGTAGTGAATCGATGGGTGGACCGTCGGAGAAAACATCGGATCCGCAATCGGCAAAAATGTTGGTTTTCTTACAAAATGGAGAGCAGAGACTTATTACTTTCACATTGCCCAAAGAAAGTTGCACACTTCAGGAAGTTCTTGAACAG tgtCATGTTCCTTTTACGGCAGATACTCATATACAATGTTTGCAAAACAATAATAGTGAAATAGATTACTTTGTATCAGTAGGTTCAACTACAAGAATAGAAGAGATGCTAGAAAATCACCCA GAAATGGAAAATGATGTGATGAACACAGAATAA
- the LOC117982599 gene encoding uncharacterized protein isoform X2, with the protein MGGPSEKTSDPQSAKMLVFLQNGEQRLITFTLPKESCTLQEVLEQCHVPFTADTHIQCLQNNNSEIDYFVSVGSTTRIEEMLENHPMLLGDISSRSSPNVLSQPQSSEMSTPK; encoded by the exons ATGGGTGGACCGTCGGAGAAAACATCGGATCCGCAATCGGCAAAAATGTTGGTTTTCTTACAAAATGGAGAGCAGAGACTTATTACTTTCACATTGCCCAAAGAAAGTTGCACACTTCAGGAAGTTCTTGAACAG tgtCATGTTCCTTTTACGGCAGATACTCATATACAATGTTTGCAAAACAATAATAGTGAAATAGATTACTTTGTATCAGTAGGTTCAACTACAAGAATAGAAGAGATGCTAGAAAATCACCCA ATGTTACTTGGGGATATAAGTAGTAGAAGCTCCCCTAATGTATTATCACAACCTCAGAGTAGTGAAATGTCTACTCCTAAGTAG
- the LOC117982202 gene encoding myb-like protein X, producing the protein MIRHSRRKLGSRNYKNYTQEMLDLAVDLVKKKNITSLEAEKRFLIPRRTIENKVKGLHMKSPGAQLRLSDSEEKDIVDVLIAAADFGSPLSRLDLRIVIFEYLNKNRRSCLFSGKIPGKWWVRHFLRRHKDALTERAVQNIKKARAEKTVVEFTNYFSNLEGTLINVPPQNILNYDETNLSDNPGSTKCIFKRKIKYPERILNHSKGNISIMFAASADGSLLPLYTVYKSEHLWSAWCVGGPPEARFNRTKSGWFDATVFEDWFRCVVIPWATKFDGPKVIIGDNLSSHLNVTILRLCEKHDIRFAFLPANSTHITQPLDVAYFGPLKKIWRRILTDYKIKNPSEAQINKTHFPILLKELLAEIQTCNKDNIKSGFKATGIVPFNPQKVLRKLPDYEEEIKYKIDTALLDFLKKTKAPDPLKKTTANKKMKLEPGCSISSQDAEKLMCGTKTRQKTATKKSNEPKTNEKHVTILSDVRFLPENQAYIDVKQCSSLDLKRIDAKSKLSLKKKETENINPYENPVPSTSGTCNVVKRKIPKRKQTQTKKPKDNNYDSDEENEDNYSLRDTSDEEIIMSEDEDIALCTILKHSKKYETDYHISTTLPDIGDMELSFDVETEKEKFQEFYIDEIEQYENKETDLLEIQNDHLKIDETNIENKKTDKDKKKQGILLNIEEAEMNLNEKTKTIDNSDMDEIKTIENENSNERKEEGSVILEMNEIGIKEKTDNESENLNMDQFKIKEKTYDQDSKYMDVNFVSEDKIAENLDLCKNEKTDNNNHKEEGVISEIYENENQNSIYEEQRSVLVRYYIRNNWKYFVGFIEKVDVQQRETYYSINFLKTVKKPNLRFIVCKRDRDVVPSSSIVKAVKLHSVKENREYFIEECDDHYF; encoded by the coding sequence aTGATTCGTCATAGTCGCCGAAAACTAGGATCGAGAAACTATAAAAACTACACCCAGGAAATGCTAGACTTAGCAGTAGatcttgtaaaaaaaaagaatataactTCATTGGAAGCTGAAAAAAGATTTCTTATACCTCGACGTACGATAGAGAATAAAGTGAAGGGACTCCATATGAAATCTCCAGGTGCTCAGTTGCGCCTGAGTGACTCCGAGGAAAAGGACATCGTGGATGTTTTGATAGCCGCTGCCGATTTTGGTTCCCCATTATCACGACTAGATCTACGCATAGTGATATTtgaatatctgaataaaaatcgtCGCTCTTGCCTATTTTCCGGTAAAATACCAGGTAAATGGTGGGTTAGACATTTTTTAAGAAGACACAAGGATGCACTGACGGAGCGAGCAGTTCAAAACATTAAGAAAGCACGAGCAGAGAAAACTGTagttgaatttacaaattatttcaGTAATCTTGAAGGCACACTAATAAACGTCCCTCCACAAAATATCTTGAATTACGACGAAACTAACTTGTCCGACAATCCGGGTTCaacaaaatgtattttcaaaCGCAAAATTAAATATCCCGAAAGAATATTAAATCACTCAAAAGGCAATATTTCAATAATGTTTGCAGCGAGTGCAGATGGGTCTTTATTACCTCTTTACACAGTATACAAATCCGAACATTTGTGGTCTGCATGGTGCGTCGGAGGGCCACCAGAAGCCAGATTTAATAGAACCAAGTCAGGTTGGTTCGATGCTACAGTTTTTGAAGATTGGTTCAGGTGTGTCGTCATTCCATGGGCTACTAAGTTTGATGGACCCAAAGTTATTATTGGCGACAATTTGTCGAGCCATCTGAATGTGACTATTTTAAGACTTTGCGAAAAGCACGATATACGATTTGCTTTTTTACCAGCGAACAGTACCCATATAACACAGCCATTAGACGTAGCCTATTTTGGACCTCTAAAAAAAATCTGGCGAAGAATCTTAAcagactataaaataaaaaatccatcCGAggctcaaataaataaaactcacttTCCTATATTGCTGAAGGAGTTACTGGCAGAAATCCAAACGTGTAATAAAGATAACATTAAATCAGGTTTTAAGGCCACGGGCATCGTTCCATTTAACCCTCAAAAAGTCCTTAGGAAACTGCCAGATTAtgaagaagaaataaaatacaaaatagacACAGCACTTcttgattttttgaaaaaaaccaaAGCCCCAGATCCCCTTAAGAAAACAACAGCgaacaaaaaaatgaaattagaaCCCGGATGCTCCATTTCATCTCAAGATGCAGAAAAACTTATGTGTGGAACAAAAACAAGACAAAAAACAGCAACTAAAAAGtcaaatgaaccaaaaactaaTGAAAAACATGTAACAATTTTATCAGATGTTCGATTTTTACCAGAAAACCAAGCTTATATTGATGTGAAACAATGTAGCTCACTCGATTTAAAAAGAATTGATGCAAAATCTAAGCTCTCTCTGAAAAAGAAGGAAACGGAAAATATAAATCCGTATGAAAATCCAGTACCATCTACTTCCGGGACCTGTAATGTGGTCAAAAGGAAAATtccaaaaagaaaacaaactcaaacaaaaaaaccaaaagataataattatgatagtGACGAGGAAAATGAAGATAATTATTCACTACGAGATACCTCAGATGAAGAAATCATTATGTCTGAAGATGAAGACATAGCTTTATGTACCATTTTAAAACACAGTAAAAAATATGAGACTGATTATCATATTAGTACAACATTGCCAGATATAGGTGATATGGAACTTTCTTTTGATGTAGAAACTGAAAAGGAAAAATTTCAAGAATTTTATATTGATGAAATTGAACAGTATGAAAACAAAGAGACTGATTTACTTGAAATACAGAATGATCATTTGAAGATAGATGAAACTAATATAGAAAACAAAAAGACTGATAAAGATAAAAAGAAACAAGGTATATTATTGAACATAGAAGAAGCAGAAATGAATCTAAAtgaaaaaactaaaacaattGATAACTCAGATATGGACGAAATTAAAACAATAGAAAATGAAAATTCAAATGAACGAAAAGAAGAAGGAAGTGTGATCTTGGAAATGAACGAAATTGGAATAAAGGAAAAGACTGATAATGAAAGTGAGAACCTGAATATGgaccaatttaaaataaaagaaaaaacttatgATCAGGACAGTAAATATATGGATGTGAACTTTGTTTCAGAAGATAAAATAGCTGAAAATCTTGATCTGTGCAAAAATGAAAagactgataataataatcataaagaAGAAGGTGTCATCTCAGAAATATACGAAAATGAaaatcaaaactcaatttatgaAGAACAAAGAAGCGTTTTAGTTAGATACTATATCCGCAATAACTGGAAATATTTTGTAGGATTCATAGAAAAAGTAGATGTACAACAAAGAGAAACATATTAttcaataaattttttaaaaactgttaaaAAGCCCAATTTAAGATTTATCGTTTGCAAAAGAGATCGTGATGTCGTACCGTCTTCATCTATTGTTAAAGCTGTTAAGTTAcattcggtgaaggaaaaccgcGAATACTTCATTGAGGAATGCGATGATCATTATTTCTAA